A single Comamonas sp. NLF-1-9 DNA region contains:
- a CDS encoding DUF3014 domain-containing protein has translation MPQPDPTELRPPRPRSRRDPGWLLLLVLLAAGIGWYAWNVRGNFSGAPAPGATNAQTAAVQQSAPTDAPPAAEPPEGEIRNPIEEPLGEQPVLPALDESDVDVGKELAQLLGGQRAGAFLQLDAFVRRAVATVDNLAREQAPARMWPVHPMPGRFTVQGEGAAPRIAAENSARYEAFVAFAESVPVAAAARLYARLYPLFQVAYEELGYPGKYFNDRLVAVIDHLLASPEPAEPPAVHLVSVAGQVQSLQPWVRYEFVDPQLQQLSAGQKIMVRVGLDKERRLKRVLLALRAQVARTPAPMSEQ, from the coding sequence ATGCCACAGCCAGACCCCACCGAACTGCGCCCGCCGCGCCCCCGCAGCCGCCGCGACCCGGGATGGCTGCTGTTGCTGGTGCTGCTGGCGGCAGGCATTGGCTGGTATGCGTGGAATGTGCGCGGCAACTTCAGCGGCGCGCCCGCGCCGGGCGCCACGAACGCCCAGACGGCCGCAGTGCAGCAGTCGGCGCCCACGGACGCCCCGCCCGCCGCCGAGCCGCCCGAGGGCGAGATCCGGAACCCGATCGAAGAGCCGCTTGGCGAGCAGCCCGTGCTGCCGGCGCTGGACGAATCGGACGTGGACGTGGGCAAGGAGCTCGCGCAACTGCTGGGCGGACAGCGTGCCGGCGCCTTTTTGCAGCTCGACGCCTTTGTGCGCCGCGCCGTGGCCACGGTGGACAACCTGGCGCGCGAGCAAGCCCCGGCGCGCATGTGGCCGGTGCACCCCATGCCCGGGCGTTTCACGGTGCAGGGCGAGGGCGCGGCGCCGCGCATCGCCGCGGAGAATTCCGCACGTTACGAAGCCTTCGTCGCGTTTGCCGAGAGCGTGCCCGTTGCCGCAGCGGCCCGGCTGTATGCGCGCCTGTATCCGCTGTTTCAGGTGGCCTATGAAGAGCTGGGCTACCCCGGCAAGTACTTCAACGACCGCCTGGTGGCGGTGATCGACCATCTGCTGGCCAGCCCCGAGCCGGCCGAGCCCCCTGCCGTGCATCTGGTGAGCGTGGCCGGACAGGTGCAGTCGCTGCAGCCCTGGGTGCGCTACGAATTCGTGGACCCGCAGTTGCAGCAACTCTCGGCCGGACAGAAGATCATGGTGCGCGTCGGTCTGGACAAGGAACGCCGCCTCAAGCGCGTGCTCCTGGCGCTGCGCGCCCAGGTGGCCAGGACGCCAGCGCCCATGTCGGAGCAATAA
- a CDS encoding uracil-DNA glycosylase, giving the protein MSNSEPSQLQTADPAAWPVAPGWAPLVDQFFASKGGLALLDFLRQRLAAGASVFPPRPLRALELTAPEAVRVVILGQDPYHGRGQAEGLAFSVAPGVALPPSLRNIFKELQRDLGTPWPAFPEPGGSLVRWARHGVLLLNTCLTVEEGQPASHAGKGWEQLSDAVIGHVAGGARPLVFMLWGSHAQAKRALIPKDRGHLVLCANHPSPLSALRPPRPFIGCGHFSQARAFRLEHGG; this is encoded by the coding sequence ATGAGCAACTCTGAGCCAAGCCAACTGCAGACGGCCGACCCCGCCGCCTGGCCGGTCGCGCCCGGCTGGGCGCCCCTGGTGGACCAGTTCTTTGCCAGCAAGGGCGGGCTGGCGCTGCTGGACTTCCTGCGCCAGCGCCTGGCCGCCGGCGCCAGCGTCTTTCCGCCGCGGCCGCTGCGCGCGCTGGAGCTGACCGCACCCGAGGCTGTGCGCGTGGTCATCCTCGGGCAAGACCCCTACCACGGCCGCGGGCAAGCCGAGGGGCTGGCTTTTTCGGTTGCGCCGGGGGTCGCCTTGCCGCCTTCATTGCGCAATATCTTCAAGGAATTGCAACGCGACCTGGGCACGCCCTGGCCGGCTTTCCCCGAGCCCGGCGGCTCGCTGGTGCGCTGGGCGCGCCACGGGGTGCTGCTGCTCAACACCTGTCTGACGGTGGAAGAAGGCCAGCCCGCGAGCCACGCCGGCAAGGGCTGGGAGCAGTTGAGCGACGCGGTCATCGGCCACGTGGCTGGTGGCGCGCGGCCGCTGGTCTTCATGCTCTGGGGCAGCCACGCGCAGGCCAAGCGGGCGCTGATCCCCAAGGATCGTGGCCATCTCGTGCTCTGCGCCAACCACCCTTCGCCGTTGTCGGCGCTGCGCCCGCCCCGGCCCTTCATCGGCTGCGGCCATTTCAGCCAGGCGCGCGCCTTCCGGTTGGAGCATGGCGGCTGA
- a CDS encoding diguanylate cyclase domain-containing protein, producing the protein MPAPPRLQAAHARRPWSWLALASAVVALVLALDAWQEYRDTGQRERRQLTQQAATLHDNLALQLDAAGHALSSLLAELPSLQRESDGKAQLSVRLRAYADAMPAVQYLSLLDAQGTITVSSDPALVGRNSGQRDYFAAARSASPLTLVVSPPFRGALGGWVMVLARPVFAPDGRFAGALVAALDADYLRLLMRPLHGGPDVLVSLSHGDGLRFLALGRSGERDGVKLDVAGSAWSRHLASGAPDSLLTAPMRPEAPQEQQIVALRTLQPPELHMDKPLVIAVGRDVPAVYADWRSDVASALLLWLVGNLLAAAALLWVQRKQRQRQREQDEQAAREAQNQAHWDVVLAATHQGLWDFDKAAGTTSYSPQWYALLGYTQEAFEREGKTWEDLVHPDDRPKLATAWQQVLQGQKDELEASHRLRCADGSYRWFACQGRVMERDAGGAPLRVFGTLADISERRQQEEMLQRLTENLPGLLYQYQLEPDGHSHFPYTSPQVADIYGFSAQELQQDAAPVFERIRSGNVPRGVEDLRRSARELSEWSAEYLYEIPGRGARWLSGHARPQRLPSGATLWHGYISDVTEAKEQSLRLQATERVLQQLMSEMPVGLCMVDARHRVYFRNQRFLDQLGYDEHEVPTLREWALKAYPDPDYRAEAAARWKQAKAEAVNGQIAAQSYRIVSSDGAHHMMDVAGLIFGDKLLLTFQDHTAHLVQNEWLRKLAYVDGLTGIANRRSFDEALAAEWSRCARAGLPLSVLMIDIDHFKAYNDLYGHQKGDACLQTVARTLSQSMARPHDLLARYGGEEFVCLLPQCDLEGARVVAERLCGAVFGQALVHEGSSAAPCVTISVGVACTIPELQREPATLTELADVHLYRAKLTGRNRLSDGLNDSWNES; encoded by the coding sequence TTGCCTGCCCCGCCCCGCCTGCAAGCCGCACACGCGCGCCGTCCGTGGTCGTGGCTGGCACTGGCATCGGCCGTGGTCGCGCTGGTGTTGGCGCTCGATGCCTGGCAGGAATACCGCGACACGGGCCAGCGTGAGCGCCGGCAACTGACGCAGCAGGCCGCCACCCTGCACGACAACCTGGCGCTGCAGCTCGACGCCGCCGGCCACGCGCTGAGCAGCCTGCTGGCGGAGCTGCCCTCGCTGCAGCGCGAGTCCGACGGCAAGGCGCAATTGAGCGTGCGCCTGCGCGCCTATGCCGATGCCATGCCGGCGGTGCAATACCTGAGCCTGCTGGATGCGCAGGGCACGATCACCGTGAGCAGCGACCCTGCCCTCGTGGGCCGCAACTCGGGACAGCGCGACTACTTTGCCGCGGCGCGCTCTGCCTCGCCCTTGACCCTGGTGGTGTCGCCGCCGTTTCGTGGCGCGCTCGGTGGCTGGGTGATGGTGCTGGCGCGCCCGGTGTTTGCGCCGGACGGCCGCTTTGCTGGCGCGCTGGTCGCGGCGCTGGACGCCGACTACCTGCGCCTGCTGATGCGTCCGCTGCACGGCGGGCCCGACGTGCTGGTCAGCCTCTCGCACGGCGATGGCCTGCGCTTTCTCGCACTGGGGCGCAGCGGCGAGCGCGACGGCGTGAAGCTGGACGTCGCGGGCAGCGCCTGGTCGCGCCACCTTGCCAGCGGCGCGCCGGACAGCCTGCTCACCGCGCCCATGCGCCCCGAGGCGCCGCAAGAGCAGCAGATCGTGGCGCTGCGCACGCTGCAGCCGCCCGAGCTGCACATGGACAAGCCGCTGGTGATCGCCGTCGGGCGCGACGTGCCGGCCGTCTATGCCGACTGGCGCAGCGACGTGGCCTCGGCGCTGCTGCTGTGGCTGGTCGGCAATCTGCTGGCCGCCGCAGCGCTGCTGTGGGTGCAGCGCAAGCAGCGCCAGCGCCAGCGCGAGCAGGACGAACAGGCGGCCAGGGAGGCCCAGAACCAGGCGCACTGGGACGTGGTGCTCGCCGCCACCCACCAGGGGCTGTGGGACTTTGACAAAGCCGCAGGCACGACCAGCTATTCACCGCAGTGGTACGCGCTGCTGGGCTATACGCAAGAGGCCTTCGAGCGCGAGGGCAAGACCTGGGAAGACCTGGTTCATCCGGACGACCGCCCCAAGCTGGCGACGGCCTGGCAGCAGGTGCTGCAAGGGCAAAAGGACGAGCTGGAAGCGTCCCATCGACTGCGCTGCGCCGACGGCAGCTACCGCTGGTTCGCCTGCCAGGGACGGGTGATGGAGCGCGACGCGGGCGGCGCGCCGCTGCGCGTGTTCGGCACGCTGGCCGACATCTCCGAGCGGCGCCAGCAGGAAGAGATGCTGCAGCGCCTGACCGAAAACCTGCCCGGCCTGCTGTACCAATACCAGCTTGAACCCGACGGGCACAGCCATTTCCCCTACACAAGTCCCCAGGTTGCCGACATCTACGGTTTCAGCGCCCAAGAGCTGCAACAGGACGCCGCACCGGTGTTCGAGCGCATCCGCTCCGGCAACGTGCCGCGCGGCGTCGAAGACCTGCGCCGCTCGGCGCGTGAACTCAGCGAATGGAGCGCCGAATACCTCTATGAAATCCCGGGCCGCGGCGCGCGCTGGCTGTCGGGGCATGCGCGGCCGCAGCGCCTGCCCAGCGGCGCGACGCTCTGGCATGGCTACATCAGCGACGTGACCGAGGCCAAGGAGCAGAGCCTGCGCCTGCAGGCTACCGAGCGCGTGCTGCAGCAGCTCATGAGCGAGATGCCCGTGGGTTTGTGCATGGTCGATGCCCGGCACCGCGTGTACTTTCGCAACCAGCGCTTTCTGGACCAGCTTGGCTACGACGAGCACGAGGTGCCGACGCTGCGCGAGTGGGCGCTCAAGGCCTATCCTGATCCCGACTACCGCGCCGAGGCCGCCGCGCGCTGGAAGCAGGCCAAGGCCGAGGCGGTCAATGGCCAGATCGCGGCGCAGTCCTACCGCATTGTCTCAAGCGACGGTGCGCACCACATGATGGACGTGGCGGGCCTGATCTTTGGCGACAAGCTCTTGCTCACCTTCCAGGACCACACCGCCCACCTGGTGCAGAACGAATGGCTGCGCAAGCTGGCCTATGTCGATGGCCTCACCGGCATCGCCAACCGGCGCAGCTTTGACGAGGCGCTGGCTGCCGAATGGAGCCGCTGCGCCCGCGCGGGCCTGCCGTTGTCGGTGTTGATGATAGACATCGACCATTTCAAGGCCTACAACGACTTGTACGGCCACCAGAAGGGCGACGCCTGCCTGCAAACCGTGGCGCGCACGCTGAGCCAGAGCATGGCGCGCCCGCACGACCTGCTGGCGCGCTACGGCGGCGAAGAGTTCGTCTGCCTGCTGCCGCAATGCGACCTGGAGGGGGCGCGCGTGGTTGCCGAGCGCCTGTGCGGCGCGGTCTTCGGCCAGGCCCTGGTGCACGAGGGCTCTTCCGCAGCGCCCTGCGTGACCATCAGCGTGGGCGTGGCCTGCACCATCCCCGAGTTGCAGCGCGAGCCGGCGACGCTGACCGAACTGGCAGACGTGCACCTCTACCGCGCCAAGCTCACCGGGCGCAACCGCCTGAGCGACGGTTTGAATGACTCCTGGAATGAGAGCTGA